The genomic segment AGAACTCCAAATTCAAATCATCTTGCTTTAATAAATGCCTAACTATGGTAGTTTTTCCTGAACCCGATGGCGCCGAGAATACGATTAATTTTCCTTTCATACTATTCTAATTACAGTACATTCAATACCTGCTCCTTAATTTTCTCCAATTCGTCTTTCATTTGAACGACTAATTTTTGCATCTGTGCATGATTCGATTTAGAACCCATGGTATTGATTTCACGTCCCATTTCTTGGGTGATAAAACCTAATTTTCTACCATTGGCTTCTGTCCCTTTGATAGTTTCTAAGAAATAATCCAAGTGATTCGTCAAGCGCACTTTTTCTTCGGTAATGTCTAATTTTTCTAGATAATAAATCAATTCTTGTTCGAAACGATTTTCATCAACAGCAACTTTTAACTCAGTTATCGCATTGTGCAAACGGTCTTTTATAGTTTGAACGCGTTCATGATCTAATGCCAAAGCTTCATTCATGTACTGGCGAATATTAGCAATACGCAATTGAAATTCTTTTTCTAGTGATTGTCCTTCGTCTTTTCTAAAGTTCAAGATGTTTTGTATGGCTTCATCTATAGCGGTTGTGATTTGTGCCCAATCATTTTCGTTAATTTC from the Flavobacterium ammonificans genome contains:
- a CDS encoding YicC/YloC family endoribonuclease; translated protein: MIQSMTGFGKATLQLPTKKITVEVKSLNSKGLDLNVRMPSLYREMELGLRNQIALKLERGKVDFSIFIESTAEQTSTKVNVPIVKGYMEQLRAVYAEADEVELMKMAIRMPDTMKIEREEINENDWAQITTAIDEAIQNILNFRKDEGQSLEKEFQLRIANIRQYMNEALALDHERVQTIKDRLHNAITELKVAVDENRFEQELIYYLEKLDITEEKVRLTNHLDYFLETIKGTEANGRKLGFITQEMGREINTMGSKSNHAQMQKLVVQMKDELEKIKEQVLNVL